Within Quercus lobata isolate SW786 chromosome 5, ValleyOak3.0 Primary Assembly, whole genome shotgun sequence, the genomic segment aAAATTCTAGTACTACAAAAAATACACGATTTTTGTCACAATGCACTATGTCGTTTATTGTGATTGGTGGACAAAAAATAGTGGATCCATCTAGAAAAGACAAACATTCAATCATAATTTACCACGTAGAAGAGCTATggcaaaaattataaatttgctggtggtacccaaaaaaaaaaaaaaaaactaaagtgaAAAGTACACGTATAAAGTTTAGgagtgtttaaattttatattataaagttttaaaatttagattttatagtTTGAAGTTTtattctatttacatcaacaaCCATTCCatctatttttttcattaagtgTCATCGTAAGCTTGTTACTTGtatttaatttgtcaaaaaaagttatgtcacatcatttttgtaatctaaaaaaatttaaataatttaaaaaatgatattgcacaataaaaaaatatttaacataatTTTGTTGGATAAACTAATTACACATAATAAGTTTATGTGACACTTATTAGGAAATATAGATGTAGTGGCTACTGAACCGAATAGAATAGACCTTTAaggtaaaatctaaaatataaaatttcaaaatataaaattcaaatagaTCGAACCTCCTTGTCCCAGggtttttctaaaaataataataataataatctaaatAGAACCTagtctgcaaaaaaaaaaaaaaaaaaaaaaaaacaaaccacaacaacaaaaaacaacaaacacagTCACTCGCGCGCACAGACGCAGCAAAAGACAGCCACCACCGTGGAACCAAAACCCTAAACCCCCAAAACTCTCAAACCCAGAAACAGCTTTTCCTCTTCCTTCACAATGAATTCAGACCCAGAAGACGCCAAATccccacaaacccaaaaccatgAAACCccaccaaagaaaaagaagaaaaacaagcaCAAAACCCCTCAACCGCCACCACAACCAccttcacctccaccaccttcaCCACCAGTCCAAGCCAAAGTCCAAGCTctcaaagaaaacccaaaaaagttTCCACCTTTTGTAGCTTACTTTCCCTCTGGTTATGACCCAGCGAAAAATCACAGCAATTCTGAGCAAATTGATGGTCATGAGTCAGCACCTAGTGTTAAGGTTTATAGGAGCCAGGAACGACCTCAGAGGGTTGAGATGGTGGTAACCCCAACTGGGTCTAATGTGGATTTTGTTGGGTCTAACTATTCTGGTGAATCCACTGGTGGCCACCACTGTAGTTATGCACTTGGGGTGTTTGATAAAGAGTCCCAGAGCTTGAAGATTGTTCCTGTCGCCTTTGACAAGGTggaattttctatttgatttgcttagaaagtttgaaaatttggtGGCTGATGGGTTGTGGAATGTGTAGTTGTTTACTGTTGGGTTGCTGATGAAATGTGTGAAAGTTTAGCTGTTTGGTTAATGAGAAAGTGttgaaattttagatttttttttttttttgggtaactgCTCAAATGTGGAAATTTGATTTGTGTATTGTTGTTTGGTTGCTGAAAAAGCGTGGAGaatgtactttatttttttggttgctgaTGAAGTGTGGAAAATTTTACTTATTGTTGTTAAGGAAATTCATACATTTGCTAATTGGTTATGGATGAGAATTTACTTGTATATTTTCATTACTGTTTAGTTGTTTCTTGCATCTATGTAGTATGTGATTATTGACTCTTATCGTATGTTTGCTATTGTCAAGGTATTTAGACTAGAACCAAAAGTCAGAGGGTTAGAAGCTGCTGATAAGAAAACTGAAAGCCCGGTAAAGGAAGAGCTTTCTGCAGTAAAGAAGGCAGACAGATTTAGAGAGCTTACTAATCTTTATGGAACAAAGAAGGCAAGAAATGAGGTAAGCCCCCCTCCACTTCTCCCCTTAGGCTTTATAATACAATTaagagtaattttttatttttaaattctataGACAGGTGTATTTGGGATTTCAATTGGCATTTGATGATTTAACCTGTCATTTCCCTCTacgattttattttatttttaaacataaacttcCTTGGAAtatgccaagagccttgtaggtCAACTAGTTGGCACCTCCTGGTGTTTCCTATAGAAATATCCAAGGTTCAATCCCCCTACCCCTAATTATCgatgtataaaagaaaaatgtaaccTCTTCAggatataaatataattagatCTATAAGCATGAgtgaaattttatgaatgcaatgTCTGTCTTGCAATTTTAGGCCTATGGAATGCTCCATTGGTGAGGTTTCTTGGATGTTATCTTGCTTATTGGATTTGTATATTTGGGCAAAAAGAATTCTCTCTAGTATCAAATTTATAATTCATGTTAACTTCTTTAATTGTTTACTGGAAGTAAATTATCAGAAACTTAGGCCTGGATATAGCAGTATCATGTAGAACTTTTGGGCAGCCAAGCCAAAGTAGTTGAAAATTTGGATGGAGCACTTTATCAAGTTGAATAGAGTTGTGGCAAGCATTAGCACTTAGCTGTTGAGTTTAACTCCATAATTGTATTGCAGGCTAAAAAGAAGCACTCTCTGAATCAAGAAGATGATCCCAATTCTCAGAAGGTGCTAGACAGGAAAATCAAAGAAGTTAAGATAAATAAGGAGGCCCTTATAGGTTCAGATGGTGCTGAAGCCACTGTTGCTCGCAATATCCCACCATATGATGCCAATGCCACTATGCCCCAGGAGGCTTATCCACTGGACAAGATCATTCTCATGGGAGAGTGGGATTACATTGCAGATATTTTTGAGCTTTTGCAAGAGAAACCAAAATTGGCCTCCAATGCCTACC encodes:
- the LOC115991561 gene encoding DNA-directed RNA polymerase I subunit rpa49, with translation MNSDPEDAKSPQTQNHETPPKKKKKNKHKTPQPPPQPPSPPPPSPPVQAKVQALKENPKKFPPFVAYFPSGYDPAKNHSNSEQIDGHESAPSVKVYRSQERPQRVEMVVTPTGSNVDFVGSNYSGESTGGHHCSYALGVFDKESQSLKIVPVAFDKVFRLEPKVRGLEAADKKTESPVKEELSAVKKADRFRELTNLYGTKKARNEAKKKHSLNQEDDPNSQKVLDRKIKEVKINKEALIGSDGAEATVARNIPPYDANATMPQEAYPLDKIILMGEWDYIADIFELLQEKPKLASNAYPTFVSNRIDKLQGIQDEAEKRTLCCIFSYITHLIKFRDQHSMDAFSSAKGHKIPGILRNRFSTMFADQLSKRLSAEKNDLLISYILVLTLYADEFRTDPADIAKDLRMSPINLRAHFEHLGCKLSRQDKLQIFTLPLPLQFPILRQKRRR